Proteins from one Anopheles nili chromosome 2, idAnoNiliSN_F5_01, whole genome shotgun sequence genomic window:
- the LOC128731625 gene encoding UPF0587 protein GA18326, producing MGKIGLQIKATLENIEELKTNHPNYAFFVKVKCTSCNEASDKWHDMTESEHVGEDSRNPKGFNFFMKCRMCSRQNSIDIVEGSNASYTEDDSGKMKTIVAFDCRGVEPIEFSPRSGWIAKATENGPTFEDIDLSEEDWVEYDQKNNNSVGVYEFESNFIKLKK from the exons ATGGGTAAAATAGgattgcaaataaaagcaactcTGGAGAATATCGAGGAACTAAAAACGAATCACCCGAATTACGcttttttcgtaaaagtgaaGTGCACTAGCTGCAATGAAGCATCCGATAAGTGGCACGATATGACCGAAAGCGAGCATGTTGGTGAAGACTCGCGCAACCCAAAaggattcaatttttttatgaaatgtcGCATGTGCTCAAGGCAAAACAGCATCGATATAGTCGAAGGCTCCAATG CTAGCTATACGGAGGATGATTccggaaaaatgaaaacaatcgtTGCCTTTGATTGCCGTGGCGTTGAACCGATAGAATTTAGTCCACGTTCTGGATGGATTgcgaaagcaacagaaaacgGACCTACATTTGAAGACATAGATCTATCGGAAGAGGATTGGGTGGAATATGATCAAAAGAACAACAATTCGGTCGGTGTATACGAGTTTGAATCGAATTTCATCAAGTTGAAAAAATGA
- the LOC128731621 gene encoding sodium leak channel NALCN produces the protein MLGRKQSIKGEPVLADYGPEESLNESADIEWVNKLWVRRLMRLCALISLTSVSLNTPKTFERHPFLQYCTFCCDTVATLLFTSEMIAKIHIRGALRGEAPYFKDHWCQFDASMVLFLWLSVSLQVFEMLEIVPKFSYLSTVRAPRPLIMIRFLRVFLKFSMPKSRINQIFKRSSQQIYNVTLFFLFFMSLYGLLGVQFFGELKNHCVLNTTERESLTINSLAIPDTFCSLDPNSGYQCPTGMKCMKMDFLTNYAMGFTGFEDIATSIFTVYQAASQEGWVFIMYRAIDSLPAWRAAFYFSTMIFFLAWLVKNVFIAVITETFNEIRVQFQQMWGVRGHIQNSTASQIITGDDSGWKLVTIDDNKHGGIAPETCHTILRSPYFRMLVMTVVLANGIVTATMHFKHDGRQRQVFYEKYYYIEIAFTFFLDLETLFKIYCLGWRSYFKHSIHKFELLLAIGTTLHIIPALYLSGFTYFQVLRVVRLIKASPMLEGFVYKIFGPGKKLGSLIIFTMCLLIISSSISMQLFCFLCDYTKFESFPDAFMSMFQILTQEAWVEVMDETMIRTSKTLTPLVAVYFILYHLFVTLIVLSLFVAVILDNLELDEDIKKLKQLKFREQSAEIKETLPFRLRIFEKFPDSPQMAILHKIPNDFTLPKVRESFMKQFVLEMEPEDLEGYQRPMPECWDSRIAYKKHRPINVMNKTAKVCMVGSDLRKLAITHIINDSNNQRLMLGDSSMLPVAGTKAGLKPQGTITQTKPWRVDQKKFGSRSIRRSVRSGSIKLKQTYEHLMENGDIGAASRVTSSRARPHDLDIKILQAKRQQAEMRRNQREEDLRENHPFFDTPLFAVPRESRFRKICQRIVHGRYDARLKDPLTGKERKVQYKSLHNFLGLVTYLDWVMIFVTTLSCISMMFETPQYRVMEHVALQMAEYTFVIFMSLELALKILADGLFFTPKAYIKDVASVLDVFIYIVSTTFLIWMPRQVPSNSSAQLLMILRCLRPLRIFTLVPHMRKVVYELCRGFKEILLVSTLLILLMFIFASYGVQLYGGRLARCNDPTIQKREDCVGVFMRRVFVTKMKLTPGVNESYPSMLVPRVWANPRRFNFDNIGDAMLALFEVLSYKGWIDVRDVLIKALGPVHAIYIHVYIFLGCMIGLTLFVGVVIANYSENKGTALLTVDQRRWCDLKKRLKIAQPLHLPPRPDGRKFRAFVYDITQHIAFKRCIAVVVLVNSMLLSITWTKDEVHTERLVIVSTILTFVFVIEVVMKNIAFTPRGYWQSRRNRYDLLVTVAGVVWIFLQTTLRSDLSYFIGFMVVILRFFTITGKHTTLKMLMLTVGVSVCKSFFIIFGMFLLVFFYALAGTILFGTVKYGEGIGRRANFGSPVTGVAMLFRIVTGEDWNKIMHDCMVQPPYCTLAANYWETDCGNFTASLIYFCTFYVIITYIVLNLLVAIIMENFSLFYSNEEDALLSYADIRNFQNTWNIVDIHQRGVIPVRRVKFILRLLKGRLECDPQKDRLLFKYMCYELDKLHNGEDVTFHDVINMLSYRSVDIRKALQLEELLAREEFEYIIEEEVAKQTIRTWLEGCLKKIRANNVAKQQNSLIAGLRATNDQKQQQLLQQQQQQQQQSATTAGPQQQPTQQPLQQSAQQPQQSSQQQLPAQQQAVNQSQGLASQAVSPLQSVASSQQSSVTSPGQLPKQAEEQAAGKDASVESTDTGTDQAAKDIENNAKNRKKTATVLNRSDSTGSSSGRKFLAPTLSDPQAKNEKDRYMSKKKQRVPPSISVGKSSHLSEIGSHSLHLHYHHGLGYGHGGDHSPHSQHPPFHHHQHQQQQHQQQQQQQQQQQANSSKFGHSHSNMIYEVHDWWQEQVLSTHSEEEDN, from the exons atGTTGGGCCGGAAGCAGAGCATCAAGGGCGAACCGGTTCTGGCCGACTACGGACCGGAGGAGTCGTTGAACGAGAGCGCTGACATCGAGTGGGTCAATAAG CTATGGGTCCGCCGATTGATGCGCCTCTGTGCCTTGATATCGCTGACATCCGTGTCGCTGAACACGCCGAAAACCTTCGAGCGTCACCCGTTCCTGCAGTACTGTACCTTCTGCTGCGATACGGTGGCTACGCTGCTGTTCACCTCCGAAATGATAGCCAAGATACATATCCGTGGCGCGTTGCGG GGCGAAGCACCCTACTTCAAGGATCACTGGTGCCAGTTCGACGCATCCATGGTGCTGTTTCTGTGGCTCTCCGTCAGCCTGCAGGTGTTCGAGATGCTCGAGATCGTGCCCAAATTCTCCTACCTCAGCACGGTCCGTGCACCGCGGCCCCTCATCATGATACGCTTCCTGCGCGTCTTCCTCAAGTTCTCAATGCCAAAGAGCCGCATCAATCAGATCTTCAAGCGATCGAGCCAGCAGATCTACAACGTGACGCTGTTCTTTCTGTTCTTCATGTCCTTGTATGGGCTGCTTGGGGTGCAGTTTTTCGGTGAGCTCAAGAACCACTGCGTGCTGAACACAACCGAGCGGGAAAGTTTGACGATTAACTCGCTCGCGATACCGGACACGTTCTGTTCGCTCGATCCGAACTCTGGCTACCAGTGCCCGACCGGCATGAAGTGCATGAAGATGGACTTCCTCACGAACTACGCGATGGGTTTCACCGGGTTCGAGGATATCGCGACCAGCATCTTCACCGTGTACCAGGCGGCCTCGCAGGAGGGCTGGGTGTTCATCATGTACCGTGCGATCGATTCCCTGCCGGCGTGGCGTGCCGCGTTCTACTTCAGCACGATGATCTTCTTCCTAGCGTGGCTGGTGAAGAACGTTTTCATAGCTGTCATTACGGAGACGTTCAACGAGATACGCGTCCAGTTTCAGCAGATGTGGGGTGTACGGGGTCACATACAGAATAGCACCGCGTCACAGATCATCACCGGTGATGATAGTGGCTGGAAGCTGGTGACGATCGATGACAACAAGCATGGTGGAATAGCACCGGAAACGTGCCACACGATCCTGCGATCGCCATACTTCCGCATGCTCGTGATGACGGTCGTGTTGGCGAATGGGATCGTGACTGCGACTATGCATTTTAAGCACGACGGCCGCCAACGGCAGGTGTTCTATGAGAAGTACTATTACATCGAGATCGCGTTCACGTTCTTCCTCGATCTGGAGACGCTGTTCAAGATCTACTGCCTCGGGTGGCGCAGCTACTTCAAGCACTCGATCCATAAGTTCGAACTACTGCTCGCGATCGGCACGACGCTCCACATCATACCGGCACTCTACCTAAGCGGGTTCACCTACTTCCAGGTTTTGCGAGTCGTCCGCCTGATCAAGGCCTCGCCCATGCTGGAGGGGTTCGTGTACAAGATCTTCGGACCAGGCAAGAAGCTCGGTTCGCTGATCATTTTCACCATGTGCTTGCTGATCATCAGCTCAAGCATTTCGATGCAGCTGTTCTGCTTCCTGTGCGATTACACCAAGTTCGAGAGCTTCCCAGACGCGTTCATGTCCATGTTCCAGATCCTCACGCAGGAAGCCTGGGTAGAGGTTATGGACGAGACGATGATACGGACAAGCAAGACACTCACACCGCTGGTGGCGGTGTACTTCATCCTTTACCATCTCTTCGTCACACTG ATCGTGTTGAGCTTGTTCGTGGCCGTCATTCTCGATAATCTCGAGCTTGACGAAGACATCAAGAAGCTGAAGCAGCTAAAGTTCCGCGAACAAAGCGCCGAGATCAAGGAGACGCTCCCGTTCCGGTTGCGCATCTTTGAAAAGTTCCCCGACTCGCCCCAGATGGCCATTCTGCACAAGATCCCTAACGACTTCACGCTCCCGAAGGTGCGCGAGTCGTTTATGAAGCAGTTCGTGTTGGAGATGGAACCGGAAGACCTAGAGGGCTACCAGCGGCCAATGCCAGAGTGTTGGGATTCGCGGATCGCCTACAAAAAACATCGCCCAATCAACGTGATGAACAAGACGGCCAAGGTGTGCATGGTCGGTAGCGACCTACGAAAGCTAGCCATCACGCACATCATAAACGACTCAAACAACCAGCGACTCATGCTTGGGGACTCGTCAATGCTTCCGGTAGCTGGCACCAAGGCTGGTCTGAAGCCGCAGGGTACGATCACGCAAACGAAACCTTGGCGCGTCGATCAGAAGAAGTTTGGATCTCGCTCGATTCGTCGCTCGGTACGCAGCGGTTCGATTAAGTTAAAGCAAACGTACGAGCATCTAATGGAGAATGGAGACATCGGGGCTGCTAGTCGCGTTACGTCTTCACGGGCACGTCCCCATGATCTTGACATTAAGATCCTGCAGGCCAAACGGCAGCAGGCTGAGATGCGCCGGAACCAGCGTGAGGAGGACTTACGTGAGAATCATCCCTTCTTCGATACGCCGTTGTTTGCGGTGCCACGTGAAAGCCGTTTCCGCAAGATCTGCCAGCGAATCGTGCACGGTCGGTATGACGCTCGGTTGAAGGATCCGCTCACGGGTAAGGAGCGAAAAGTGCAGTACAAAAGCCTCCA CAACTTTCTGGGCCTAGTGACGTACCTCGACTGGGTGATGATCTTCGTCACGACGCTGTCCTGCATCTCGATGATGTTCGAAACACCGCAGTACCGTGTGATGGAGCACGTCGCGTTGCAGATGGCCGAGTACACGTTTGTCATCTTCATGAGCCTTGAGCTGGCGTTAAAGATACTCGCCGACGGGTTGTTTTTCACACCCAAAGCGTACATCAAGGACGTTGCCTCGGTGCTGGACGTGTTCATCTACATCGTGTCGACTACCTTCCTGATCTGGATGCCTCGCCAGGTGCCGAGTAACTCCTCGGCTCAGCTGCTGATGATCTTGCGGTGTCTACGTCCGCTTCGGATCTTCACACTTGTGCCACACATGCGCAAGGTGGTGTACGAGCTGTGCCGTGGTTTCAAAGAGATCCTGCTCGTCTCAACGCTCCTGATACTGCTGATGTTCATCTTCGCCAGCTACGGTGTGCAGTTGTACGGGGGTCGGTTAGCACGCTGCAATGATCCGACCATCCAGAAACGCGAAGACTGCGTGGGAGTCTTCATGCGTCGTGTATTCGTCACCAAGATGAAGCTAACACCGGGCGTAAACGAGTCATACCCGTCGATGTTGGTTCCGCGCGTTTGGGCTAACCCACGGCGCTTCAACTTCGATAACATTGGGGACGCGATGTTGGCCCTGTTTGAGGTGCTCTCGTACAAAGGCTGGATCGACGTACGGGACGTGCTGATCAAGGCGTTGGGACCCGTGCACGCTATCTACATCCACGTGTACATCTTCCTCGGATGCATGATCGGATTGACGCTGTTCGTCGGTGTCGTGATTGCGAACTACTCTGAGAACAAAGGTACCGCCCTACTGACGGTCGACCAGCGTCGTTGGTGTGACCTAAAGAAGCGACTAAAGATCGCTCAACCGTTGCATTTGCCACCGCGTCCCGATGGTCGCAAGTTCCGGGCGTTTGTCTACGACATCACGCAACATATTGCCTTCAAACGTTGCATCGCTGTCGTCGTGCTCGTCAACAGTATGCTCCTGTCGATCACG TGGACTAAGGATGAGGTGCACACCGAACGGCTGGTGATCGTCAGTACCATTCTGACGTTCGTGTTCGTCATCGAGGTCGTCATGAAGAACATCGCGTTCACGCCACGTGGCTACTGGCAGTCCCGCCGGAACCGGTACGATCTGCTAGTCACCGTGGCCGGCGTCGTCTGGATCTTCCTGCAGACCACACTGAGA AGCGATTTATCATATTTCATTGGTTTTATGGTTGTCATATTGCGGTTTTTCACAATAACTGGCAAGCATACGACCTTGAAAATGTTAATGCTTACCGTCGGTGTGTCGGTGTGCAAGTCgttcttcatcatcttcggTATGTTCTTGCTGGTGTTCTTCTACGCCCTCGCCGGCACGATACTGTTCGGTACGGTCAAGTACGGTGAAGGCATTGGCCG CCGAGCAAACTTCGGTTCTCCGGTGACCGGCGTTGCGATGCTGTTCCGCATCGTGACCGGTGAGGATTGGAACAAGATCATGCACGACTGCATGGTCCAGCCCCCGTACTGCACGCTGGCCGCCAACTACTGGGAAACGGACTGCGGCAACTTCACCGCGAGCCTGATCTACTTCTGCACCTTCTACGTCATCATCACGTACATCGTGCTGAACCTGCTAGTCG CTATTATCATGGAGAACTTTTCGCTGTTCTACTCGAACGAAGAGGATGCGCTGCTGTCGTACGCCGACATACGGAACTTCCAGAACACGTGGAACATCGTGGACATACACCAGCGGGGTGTGATACCGGTGCGCCGGGTGAAGTTTATCCTGCGCCTGCTGAAGGGTCGGCTCGAGTGTGACCCGCAGAAGGATCGTTTGCTGTTCAAATACATGTGCTACGAGCTAGATAAGCTGCACAACGGCGAGGACGTTACCTTCCACGACGTGATCAA CATGCTGTCGTATCGATCGGTTGACATACGGAAGGCTCTGCAGCTGGAGGAGCTGTTAGCTCGTGAGGAGTTCGAATACATCATCGAGGAAGAGGTGGCGAAACAGACCATACGCACCTGGCTGGAGGGTTGCTTGAAGAAAATCCGTGCCAATAACGTCGCG AAGCAACAAAATTCCCTGATCGCTGGACTGCGAGCTACGAACGATcagaaacaacagcaactgctgcaacaacagcaacagcagcagcaacaatccgccaccaccgctggtccgcagcagcagcccacGCAGCAACCATTGCAGCAGTCAGCACAGCAACCTCAGCAGTCTTCGCAACAGCAACTACCGGCTCAGCAGCAAGCGGTTAACCAAAGCCAAGGACTCGCCTCACAGGCGGTGTCACCGTTGCAATCGGTTGCATCATCCCAGCAGTCGTCGGTTACCAGCCCGGGCCAATTACCGAAGCAAGCGGAAGAACAGGCCGCTGGAAAGGATGCCAGCGTGGAGTCAACGGACACTGGCACCGATCAGGCGGCTAAAGACATTGAAAACAATGCAAAGAACCGCAAGAAGACGGCTACGGTGCTGAATCGTTCCGATTCCACCGGTTCCAGCAGTGGAAGGAAATTTCTAGCCCCAACCCTGTCCGATCCGCAGGCCAAAAATGAGAAGGATCGCTACatgagcaaaaagaaacaacgagTACCACCGTCGATAAGTGTTGGCAAGTCGTCGCATCTGAGCGAAATCGGCAGCCATAGTCTGCATTTGCACTACCATCATGGGTTAGGGTACGGCCATGGGGGTGATCATTCGCCTCATTCACAGCATCCGCCGTTccaccatcatcaacaccagcagcagcaacaccagcaacagcagcaacaacagcagcaacagcaagccaacagcagcaaatttGGCCACTCGCACTCGAACATGATCTACGAGGTGCACGATTGGTGGCAGGAGCAAGTCCTTAGCACCCATAGCGAAGAGGAGGACAACTAA
- the LOC128721951 gene encoding zinc finger protein OZF-like, whose translation MVTVCCRICLNQTSVNDALSLFDKYENFIIRDALLEMFQIKIHPTEMLSTICKECVRKLWTVRSIRDEFLQQECKYQKMIRNSDEVESSLEWSQDELQPLCTSQEFEGAADESRDYNDVRKLEKEDEGSHSSDSNKLTYVVDNPNETSALDSDDSQLKVMILPEKSEKKLIRIEIIDNMEEKSEIDDIEDKRKTDPIPRFDDEDFSEKSYYLESADLTDAMEEHSTKEARTGHSENEIICVYCETKFDSHAKYEQHICNHTKTTSEEKAFPSKANSKLSLRSRRDSKQGISACKQIRIVEDEEQISNIPTDEGSVVCIHCSEVFESDLLLLKHGIKSHPHQFTPVQCKNCSTEFATLPAMLTHREQCSAGRYKCRFCHKKFVTSFAMKGHENTHTKEQSFSCNVCPKKFSQYSSMRRHLKLHSNEKPYKCDYCDDRFRQRGVMLVHRRRHTGEKPYGCGTCGRHFRDRSTVAKHKRIHVKHMTNAKP comes from the exons ATGGTAACAGTTTGTTGTCGGATTTGTCTTAATCAAACATCAGTTAATGATGCGTTATCACTCTTCGACAAATACGAAAATTTCATCATACGCGATGCTTTGttggaaatgtttcaaatcaAG aTACATCCCACTGAGATGCTATCTACAATATGCAAAGAGTGTGTGCGAAAGCTATGGACTGTTCGCAGCATCCGCGATGAATTCCTACAGCAGGAGTGTAAATATCAAAAAATGATACG AAATTCTGATGAGGTAGAATCTTCATTAGAATGGAGTCAAGATGAACTACAGCCATTGTGCACCTCCCAGGAATTCGAGGGAGCAGCTGATGAAAGCAGAGACTATAACGACGTTAGAAAGCTGGAGAAAGAAGATGAAGGGTCGCATTCCAGCGATAGCAATAAACTAACTTACGTTGTAGACAACCCAAACGAGACTAGTGCTCTAGATTCTGATGATTCCCAGTTAAAAGTTATGATATTACCAGAGAAATCTGAAAAGAAATTGATTAGAATTGAAATTATCGACAACATGGAGGAGAAATCGGAAATCGACGATATCGAGGACAAGCGCAAGACTGATCCGATTCCCCGTTTTGATGATGAAGATTTTAGCGAGAAGTCGTACTATCTCGAGTCTGCAGATTTGACGGATGCTATGGAAGAGCACAGTACAAAAGAAGCTCGAACCGGACATTcggaaaatgaaatcatttGTGTGTACTGTGAGACCAAATTTGACTCGCATGCGAAATATGAACAACACATTTGCAACCATACGAAAACAACTTCGGAAGAAAAAGCGTTCCCctcgaaagcaaacagcaagTTATCCTTAAGATCACGTCGTGACTCGAAGCAGGGCATCTCGGCGTGCAAACAAATACGAATTGTGGAAGATGAGGAACAAATAAGTAACATACCAACAGACGAAGGCAGTGTCGTATGCATCCACTGTTCGGAAGTATTTGAAAGTGATTTGTTGCTGCTAAAGCACGGGATAAAATCCCATCCACACCAGTTTACTCCCGTGCAGTGTAAAAACTGTTCAACAGAATTCGCAACATTACCAGCAATGTTAACGCACCGGGAACAATGCTCTGCCGGGCGTTATAAATGCCGCTTTTGCCACAAAAAGTTTGTTACCTCATTCGCAATGAAGGGACACGAGAATACACACACTAAGGAACAGAGCTTCAGCTGCAATGTGTGCCCAAAGAAATTCTCCCAGTACAGTAGCATGCGGCGTCATTTAAAATTACacagcaacgaaaaaccgTACAAATGCGACTATTGCGACGACCGGTTCCGGCAGCGCGGTGTGATGCTAGTGCATCGCAGACGCCACACCGGCGAGAAACCGTACGGGTGTGGTACGTGTGGTAGGCATTTCCGTGACCGTAGCACAGTAGCGAAGCATAAGCGTATACATGTGAAACACATGACTAATGCTAAACCTTGA
- the LOC128721950 gene encoding zinc finger protein 181-like has protein sequence MASIDLSRCRMCLNDPPMDSLVFSAFDTFQGRILTELIDDLFAIKILNDDRLQTVCLDCVNRINTVHKIKQFFIKNDQKLQDMLQSDVSTNTFEEEVVYTVYSSHLSSDREANSQKLDAALPKNIPLVKAVVNPEEENATCNLSSNVSATTDNLVLLAIEQERFDEDLRVFEDSDSKDDLPTDANKNQTTMEKFSLEKSEKLPIPPHKCYLCGVIFEGALEFTQHLPTHFDQVPYTCMECDGLVFKTVREASKHVGLHDANERPFKCRICPLRFPTRVNSLTHERKLHRFKLKQMQSLKANDTAKRKSIAKRVSLVNGNPLDGAISSKQYQCEICAGKFTAKKNLTRHLMIHTGEKPFKCDLCHRAYRQAGELKTHMRIHQKECDEVQAGDKCDKSVHTASATLTSLRKSRSRKIARQDS, from the exons ATGGCTTCTATCGACCTGTCGCGCTGTAGAATGTGCCTTAACGATCCACCTATGGATTCACTTGTGTTTTCTGCCTTTGATACATTCCAGGGCAGAATTCTTACGGAACTGATCGACGATCTTTTTGCTATTAAG ATTTTAAACGACGATCGTCTGCAAACGGTGTGCCTCGATTGTGTAAACCGCATAAATACAGtccataaaattaaacaatttttcatcaaaaatgatcaaaaacTCCAAGACATGCTACAGAGTGATGTTTCAACTAACACGTTTGAAGAAGAGGTAGTTTACACCGTATATTCTTCTCACCTCTCGAGCGACAGGGAAGCGAACAGTCAAAAGTTGGACGCCGCGTTACCGAAAAACATTCCATTGGTCAAAGCGGTAGTAAAcccggaagaagaaaatgccACATGTAATTTATCATCAAACGTGAGCGCCACAACGGACAATTTGGTTTTGCTAGCAATCGAACAAGAACGCTTCGATGAAGACTTGCGAGTGTTTGAAGATAGCGACTCCAAAGATGATTTGCCAACTGATGCTAATAAAAATCAGACCACGATGGAAAAATTCTCCttggaaaaaagtgaaaagttgCCCATACCACCTCACAAGTGCTACCTCTGTGGCGTCATTTTCGAAGGTGCACTGGAGTTCACCCAGCATTTGCCTACGCATTTCGATCAGGTACCCTACACCTGTATGGAGTGTGACGGACTGGTTTTTAAGACGGTACGGGAAGCGAGCAAACACGTGGGGCTTCATGATGCGAACGAGCGTCCGTTTAAATGTCGCATCTGCCCGCTGCGATTTCCTACGCGGGTCAACAGCTTGACGCACGAGCGTAAATTACATCGGTTCAAATTGAAGCAAATGCAATCGTTAAAAGCTAATGACACCGCCAAGCGGAAATCCATTGCCAAGCGTGTTTCCCTCGTCAATGGCAACCCTCTAGACGGAGCGATTTCATCAAAACAGTATCAGTGTGAGATCTGTGCGGGAAAATTtacggcgaagaaaaatcTCACCCGCCATCTGATGATTCACACCGGAGAAAAACCGTTCAAATGTGACCTATGTCATCGTGCCTATCGACAGGCGGGGGAGCTGAAAACGCACATGCGGATACACCAGAAGGAATGCGACGAAGTCCAAGCTGGAGACAAATGTGATAAAAGCGTTCACACCGCATCAGCGACTCTCACATCCCTCCGGAAATCACGTAGCCGCAAGATCGCGAGGCAAGACAGTTGA